DNA from Mycobacterium bourgelatii:
CGGAAGAAATCGTGCGTGACCTGGCTGAGCGCGGCGAGTTGCAGGGCACACCGGGCGCTTACGTCTGCGTGCGTGAGGTGAGCGAAATCCATGTGCCGGCAAGCATTCAGGCGGTCGTCGGTGCTCGCATCGACCGACTGAACGCCATGTCGAAGCGCACGCTGCACGCCGCGGCGGTGATCGGCGCGCGGTTCGACACCACCCTCCTGGCGTTACTGCTCGACACCACTCCGGACGCAGTGAATTTGGCGCCGCTGATCGAAGCCGAACTGGTCGAAGTGGTACCGCGGGCCACGCGCGTCGAGTATGGATTCGTCCATCCACTGATCCAGGCGGTGGCCTACGAATCGCAATTGAAGGCCGGCCGTTCGGAGCTGCACCGGCGGGTCGCCGCGGTGATGCAACGAACCCGCGGCGGGTTCACCGGTGAGGAAGCCGCCATCGTCGCAACCCAATATGCGGCAGCCGGCGACTTGCACGACGCTTTCGAGTGGCACATGCAAGCGGCGACTTGGTATGGGGCACGCGACATTCGGGCGGCCCGCCAGAGTTGGCAATGTGCGCTGCGCGTCGCCGACGGACTCCCCGAGGACGAGCCCGACCTGCTGTCCATGCGGATAGCGCCGCGGGCACTGTTGTGCGGCAGCACCTTTCAGGTTGGCGGCACGCCGGCCGATACCGGATTCGAGGAGTTGCGCGAGTTGGCCACCCTGGCGGGTGACAAGAAGTCGTTGGTCATCGGGATGGCCGGGCACCTCACCACCCTCACCTTTCATTCGCGCCATCGCGAAGCCGCCGAAATGGCTTCGGAATTCGCCACCCTCGTCGAATCCATTGGTGATCCGACGATCACCGTCGGGTTGTTTTATGCGGCCGCCCAATCCAAATGGGAAGCCGGCGAAGCGACGGAGAGTCTGCGGCTGGCGCAACGGGTCATCGACCTGGCGGACGGCAACCCCACCATGGGCAACCTGCTGATCGGTTCTCCACTCGCCTGGGCGCTGACCGTCAAGGGTGCGGCCGGAATGTTCCTGGGGCGCAAAGGCTGGCGTGACGACCTACGGGCCGGCATCGTGATGGCCCGCGCGGTGGACGCCGGTGCCCGTTCCTACGTTCAGCTGTACAAGTACGCGGCGGCAATTCAGAACGGCGCCGTGCAGCCCACCGAGCGTGATTTGGCTCTGGCGGCAGAATCCTTGGAACTCGCGCAACGGTCCGGCGACGACGTTGCACTTGCCTACGCCTTGCTGAACCGGGCCATGGCGTTGCTGCACAACGATTTCGAAGCCGGGGGCATGGAATGCTTGGTCAAGGCCAAGGATATGTTCGTCTCCGAACAGCTCCCGCGCGCGTTGCGGCGGATCTGCGACATCGAATTCGCCCGGGAGCGAACCCGAGCGGGAGACATCGACGGGGCGACCGAGCTCGCCACGGCCGTGATCACCGAGCAATTCGACACCGGCGAAATGATTTTCCGCGGACCGGCGACCGCCGCACTGGTCGAGGCGTTGCTGGCGCGTGGTTCCGCTACCGACCTGGACGAGGCCCAAAAAGCGATCGACAGACTTGCGGCGGTGCCGACCGAACCCGGCTTCGTGCTGCACGAACTGGCGGTGCTGCGGATGCGTGCCCTGCTCGCGCGTGCACGCGGCGACGAACCCGGTTATCGCGAGTTGGTGCAGCGTTTAGCCGCCGGGGCGCGCGCAGCCGAATTCATGGGATATCTGGCCCAGGCCCAACAAATGGGTTAGCGCGACTGGTCAGCCCTGGGCGATCTCGTTGCCGTCGCCGGACTTGGAGATCGTCGGCGATCCCGTGTGGTAGATGATCTTGTTGTTGAAGCCGGAGGCGTCGAGCTTGTCGGCGGAGTCGACGGTCACCGTGTTCTCCATGCCGGACACGGTGACGCTCGCGCAGTGCCCGGTGAGTACGACGGTGTTGGAGATTCCGCTCACGGTGACGACGTTGTCGTTGCAGGCGATCGTCCGGTTCTCGTCGATGCCGGAGATGGAAAGCGGCGCGCCCTGCGGCGGGGCAGCGGTCGTCGGACCGGCGGTCGTGGGCCCGGGGGTCGGTGTTGCGGTCTTGGCGTCGGGAGGCGATGGCGCGGAGGTGGGCTCAGAAGGCGGGGCCGCAGTTCCGAACGTCTCCGAAATCGTCGGCACCGAGAAGTCGTTGCGGTGCAGCTGGTTGGACACGAAGAACGCAATGGCGCCGGCGACGCCCAGTGCGATCAGGACGAACAACGTGGCCAAGAGCCAAAACGCCCGCATCCCCGAGACCGATCGCGCGGTCGCACCCGGAAACGGGCTG
Protein-coding regions in this window:
- a CDS encoding DUF3060 domain-containing protein, with the protein product MNPEDDPEARIRQLEQPLADVARASEIGINDDGGQAYQYPPPPPGPVPPPMTPSAPSYGSYGSYGSGYSSPFPGATARSVSGMRAFWLLATLFVLIALGVAGAIAFFVSNQLHRNDFSVPTISETFGTAAPPSEPTSAPSPPDAKTATPTPGPTTAGPTTAAPPQGAPLSISGIDENRTIACNDNVVTVSGISNTVVLTGHCASVTVSGMENTVTVDSADKLDASGFNNKIIYHTGSPTISKSGDGNEIAQG
- a CDS encoding adenylate/guanylate cyclase domain-containing protein is translated as MAATSPVCPSCGSEPRKGARFCDACGARLTLVVEPAEYKQVTVLFADVVRSMDIAAALGAERLREVMTELVNRSAAVVQRYGGTVDKFTGDGIMALFGAPITLEDHAFRACLAALDIQQEAKDLAVEVARLDGIDLRLRVGLNSGRVIAGEVGATHLGYTAVGAQVGMAQRMESAAPPGGVLLSESTARLVEHRVVLGERETVQIKGVDDGVPARRLLSADGECRRKPRHESRLVGREREMATVSAVLDRVANGHGTAVTVQGGPGVGKTRLLRETLTTARGIGFDTFVTYCESHTREIAFHVISRLLRAVLDIGGLGIEQARSRVRTAAPFVSAEDLVLLDDLLGVRDDHTPLPDVTPDARRRRLVELVNTLAVARAEPAVYVIEDTQWIDAASESMLAEFAATLPRTRALLLIAYRPEYRGPLSRIPGATAFSIAPLSDSHIYELINELLGEHPSVAGLPAVIAERAAGVPFCAEEIVRDLAERGELQGTPGAYVCVREVSEIHVPASIQAVVGARIDRLNAMSKRTLHAAAVIGARFDTTLLALLLDTTPDAVNLAPLIEAELVEVVPRATRVEYGFVHPLIQAVAYESQLKAGRSELHRRVAAVMQRTRGGFTGEEAAIVATQYAAAGDLHDAFEWHMQAATWYGARDIRAARQSWQCALRVADGLPEDEPDLLSMRIAPRALLCGSTFQVGGTPADTGFEELRELATLAGDKKSLVIGMAGHLTTLTFHSRHREAAEMASEFATLVESIGDPTITVGLFYAAAQSKWEAGEATESLRLAQRVIDLADGNPTMGNLLIGSPLAWALTVKGAAGMFLGRKGWRDDLRAGIVMARAVDAGARSYVQLYKYAAAIQNGAVQPTERDLALAAESLELAQRSGDDVALAYALLNRAMALLHNDFEAGGMECLVKAKDMFVSEQLPRALRRICDIEFARERTRAGDIDGATELATAVITEQFDTGEMIFRGPATAALVEALLARGSATDLDEAQKAIDRLAAVPTEPGFVLHELAVLRMRALLARARGDEPGYRELVQRLAAGARAAEFMGYLAQAQQMG